In Ciona intestinalis unplaced genomic scaffold, KH HT000110.2, whole genome shotgun sequence, one genomic interval encodes:
- the LOC100183553 gene encoding kelch-like protein 12 isoform X1, giving the protein MACSKLLSSDGHFDAIMDMLSKQQDSGRYCDVTLVAEGHNFPAHRAILAASSKYFDTMFNSQMKEEFEKVIEIKEVTKLAMEKVITFIYTNKFFFSDESINEVLYAASLMQVQDLLALVIQYLSDEISPMNCLHYRQLGKLYSLNDLVLECDRYICDNFDQVSTQQKFFKIDEVEMEKFVSSGELVMKSEEVVYECLVGWVKHDLQTRKQYFPTLFKHLRLQYMDADYLYQKIRKEELVREFLDCRDLVDDAFYFHIKPHLFEKQKPRKGHYPCKELIFVPNKKQNIACYNMRERKWSSLQVVGEPEQSVMFIVHEEKMYCFDYYHVDGYILPNVSKCFNGIKWEKLAQMKNYHSEAAVASIQGEIFVFGGLSHRKDGCMFFANKISKYNPNNNTWLNVGPAKSFRTEATAVGVGNVAYICGGYEQVDGNPKSATTVCAKVEMYDTVNNTWEDGKNMIKGRASCAAVHFDGKIFVFGGFGSNNTLLSSGEFMNIADGVWTMLTNNIPFQLGEVSACCIGDHIAMYGSSKPGHIALYNTNNDEWRTFKEEGQNLFKGRGCLMAK; this is encoded by the exons ATGGCGTGCTCTAAACTTCTGAGCTCTGATGGACATTTTGACGCCATCATGGACATGCTTTCTAA GCAACAAGATAGTGGacgttattgtgacgtcacactggtAGCAGAAGGTCACAATTTTCCAGCACATCGAGCAATTTTAGCAGCGAGTAGCAAATACTTTGACACCATGTTTAATAGTCAG ATGAAAGAGGAATTTGAAAAAGTGATCGAAATAAAAGAAGTAACAAAGTTGGCAATGGAGAAAGTGATCACTTTCATTTATACGaacaaattctttttttcagATGAAAGTATTAATGAAGTTTTGTATGCAGCTTCACTGATGCAAGTACAAG ATCTACTTGCATTAGTTATCCAATATCTTTCGGATGAAATATCTCCAATGAATTGTTTGCATTACCGTCAACTTGGTAAGTTGTATTCACTCAATGATCTTGTATTGGAATGTGATCGATACATTTGTGATAATTTCGATCAAGTTTCAActcaacaaaagttttttaaaattgatgaAGTCGAAATGGAGAAATTTGTTTCTTCTGGTGAATTGGTG ATGAAATCCGAGGAAGTTGTTTATGAGTGTTTGGTTGGTTGGGTGAAACATGATCTACAAACACGGAAACAATATTTCCCAACTTTGTTCAAACATCTAAGATTACAATATATGGATGCTGATTATTTATATCAGAAAATTAGAAAAGAG GAACTTGTGCGTGAATTTCTTGATTGCAGAGATTTGGTTGACgatgctttttattttcatatcaAACCACATTTGTTTGAGAAACAGAAACCAAGGAAAGGTCACTATCCATGCAAAG AACTTATATTTGTTCCAAACAAGAAGCAAAATATAGCATGTTATAATATGAGAGAAAGGAAATGGTCATCACTGCAG GTTGTTGGTGAACCTGAGCAGAGCGTGATGTTTATTGTTCATGAGGAGAAAATGTATTGCTTTGATTACTACCATGTAGATGGTTATATATTGCCCAATGTTTCTAAATGCTTCAATGGAATTAAATGGGAAAAGCTTGCACAGATGAAGAACTACCATTCTGAAGCAGCTGTTGCTTCAATACAAG GTGAAATATTTGTCTTTGGTGGGTTGTCACACAGAAAAGATGGTTGTATGTTCTTTGCAAACAAGATTTCCAAATACAATCCCAACAACAATACTTGGTTAAACGTTGGACCAGCCAAATCATTTCGAACTGAAGCAACTGCAGTAGGAGTTGGAA ATGTAGCCTATATTTGTGGAGGTTATGAACAAGTGGATGGTAATCCAAAAAGCGCTACAACAG TTTGTGCAAAAGTTGAAATGTATGATACAGTAAACAACACATGGGAAGATGGAAAGAATATGATAAAAGGAAGAGCTTCTTGTGCTGCTGTTCATTTtgatggaaaaatatttgtatttg GTGGATTTGGTTCAAACAACACCCTGTTGTCAAGTGGTGAATTTATGAACATTGCTGATGGAGTTTGGACGAtgttaacaaacaacattccTTTTCAACTTGGTGAAGTTTCTGCTTGTTGTATTGGTGACCATATTGCAATGTACGGAAG TTCCAAACCTGGACATATTGCATTGTACAACACAAACAATGATGAATGGAGAACTTTCAAAGAGGAAggacaaaatttgtttaaaggaAGAGGATGCTTGatggcaaaataa
- the LOC100183553 gene encoding kelch-like protein 12 isoform X3, producing MACSKLLSSDGHFDAIMDMLSKQQDSGRYCDVTLVAEGHNFPAHRAILAASSKYFDTMFNSQMKEEFEKVIEIKEVTKLAMEKVITFIYTNKFFFSDESINEVLYAASLMQVQDLLALVIQYLSDEISPMNCLHYRQLGKLYSLNDLVLECDRYICDNFDQVSTQQKFFKIDEVEMEKFVSSGELVELVREFLDCRDLVDDAFYFHIKPHLFEKQKPRKGHYPCKELIFVPNKKQNIACYNMRERKWSSLQVVGEPEQSVMFIVHEEKMYCFDYYHVDGYILPNVSKCFNGIKWEKLAQMKNYHSEAAVASIQGEIFVFGGLSHRKDGCMFFANKISKYNPNNNTWLNVGPAKSFRTEATAVGVGNVAYICGGYEQVDGNPKSATTVCAKVEMYDTVNNTWEDGKNMIKGRASCAAVHFDGKIFVFGGFGSNNTLLSSGEFMNIADGVWTMLTNNIPFQLGEVSACCIGDHIAMYGSSKPGHIALYNTNNDEWRTFKEEGQNLFKGRGCLMAK from the exons ATGGCGTGCTCTAAACTTCTGAGCTCTGATGGACATTTTGACGCCATCATGGACATGCTTTCTAA GCAACAAGATAGTGGacgttattgtgacgtcacactggtAGCAGAAGGTCACAATTTTCCAGCACATCGAGCAATTTTAGCAGCGAGTAGCAAATACTTTGACACCATGTTTAATAGTCAG ATGAAAGAGGAATTTGAAAAAGTGATCGAAATAAAAGAAGTAACAAAGTTGGCAATGGAGAAAGTGATCACTTTCATTTATACGaacaaattctttttttcagATGAAAGTATTAATGAAGTTTTGTATGCAGCTTCACTGATGCAAGTACAAG ATCTACTTGCATTAGTTATCCAATATCTTTCGGATGAAATATCTCCAATGAATTGTTTGCATTACCGTCAACTTGGTAAGTTGTATTCACTCAATGATCTTGTATTGGAATGTGATCGATACATTTGTGATAATTTCGATCAAGTTTCAActcaacaaaagttttttaaaattgatgaAGTCGAAATGGAGAAATTTGTTTCTTCTGGTGAATTGGTG GAACTTGTGCGTGAATTTCTTGATTGCAGAGATTTGGTTGACgatgctttttattttcatatcaAACCACATTTGTTTGAGAAACAGAAACCAAGGAAAGGTCACTATCCATGCAAAG AACTTATATTTGTTCCAAACAAGAAGCAAAATATAGCATGTTATAATATGAGAGAAAGGAAATGGTCATCACTGCAG GTTGTTGGTGAACCTGAGCAGAGCGTGATGTTTATTGTTCATGAGGAGAAAATGTATTGCTTTGATTACTACCATGTAGATGGTTATATATTGCCCAATGTTTCTAAATGCTTCAATGGAATTAAATGGGAAAAGCTTGCACAGATGAAGAACTACCATTCTGAAGCAGCTGTTGCTTCAATACAAG GTGAAATATTTGTCTTTGGTGGGTTGTCACACAGAAAAGATGGTTGTATGTTCTTTGCAAACAAGATTTCCAAATACAATCCCAACAACAATACTTGGTTAAACGTTGGACCAGCCAAATCATTTCGAACTGAAGCAACTGCAGTAGGAGTTGGAA ATGTAGCCTATATTTGTGGAGGTTATGAACAAGTGGATGGTAATCCAAAAAGCGCTACAACAG TTTGTGCAAAAGTTGAAATGTATGATACAGTAAACAACACATGGGAAGATGGAAAGAATATGATAAAAGGAAGAGCTTCTTGTGCTGCTGTTCATTTtgatggaaaaatatttgtatttg GTGGATTTGGTTCAAACAACACCCTGTTGTCAAGTGGTGAATTTATGAACATTGCTGATGGAGTTTGGACGAtgttaacaaacaacattccTTTTCAACTTGGTGAAGTTTCTGCTTGTTGTATTGGTGACCATATTGCAATGTACGGAAG TTCCAAACCTGGACATATTGCATTGTACAACACAAACAATGATGAATGGAGAACTTTCAAAGAGGAAggacaaaatttgtttaaaggaAGAGGATGCTTGatggcaaaataa
- the LOC100183553 gene encoding kelch-like protein 12 isoform X2, with protein MACSKLLSSDGHFDAIMDMLSKQQDSGRYCDVTLVAEGHNFPAHRAILAASSKYFDTMFNSQMKEEFEKVIEIKEVTKLAMEKVITFIYTNKFFFSDESINEVLYAASLMQVQDLLALVIQYLSDEISPMNCLHYRQLGKLYSLNDLVLECDRYICDNFDQVSTQQKFFKIDEVEMEKFVSSGELVMKSEEVVYECLVGWVKHDLQTRKQYFPTLFKHLRLQYMDADYLYQKIRKEELVREFLDCRDLVDDAFYFHIKPHLFEKQKPRKGHYPCKELIFVPNKKQNIACYNMRERKWSSLQVVGEPEQSVMFIVHEEKMYCFDYYHVDGYILPNVSKCFNGIKWEKLAQMKNYHSEAAVASIQGEIFVFGGLSHRKDGCMFFANKISKYNPNNNTWLNVGPAKSFRTEATAVGVGNVAYICGGYEQVDGNPKSATTVCAKVEMYDTVNNTWEDGKNMIKGRASCAAVHFDGKIFVFGGFGSNNTLLSSGEFMNIADGVWTMLTNNIPFQLVPNLDILHCTTQTMMNGELSKRKDKICLKEEDA; from the exons ATGGCGTGCTCTAAACTTCTGAGCTCTGATGGACATTTTGACGCCATCATGGACATGCTTTCTAA GCAACAAGATAGTGGacgttattgtgacgtcacactggtAGCAGAAGGTCACAATTTTCCAGCACATCGAGCAATTTTAGCAGCGAGTAGCAAATACTTTGACACCATGTTTAATAGTCAG ATGAAAGAGGAATTTGAAAAAGTGATCGAAATAAAAGAAGTAACAAAGTTGGCAATGGAGAAAGTGATCACTTTCATTTATACGaacaaattctttttttcagATGAAAGTATTAATGAAGTTTTGTATGCAGCTTCACTGATGCAAGTACAAG ATCTACTTGCATTAGTTATCCAATATCTTTCGGATGAAATATCTCCAATGAATTGTTTGCATTACCGTCAACTTGGTAAGTTGTATTCACTCAATGATCTTGTATTGGAATGTGATCGATACATTTGTGATAATTTCGATCAAGTTTCAActcaacaaaagttttttaaaattgatgaAGTCGAAATGGAGAAATTTGTTTCTTCTGGTGAATTGGTG ATGAAATCCGAGGAAGTTGTTTATGAGTGTTTGGTTGGTTGGGTGAAACATGATCTACAAACACGGAAACAATATTTCCCAACTTTGTTCAAACATCTAAGATTACAATATATGGATGCTGATTATTTATATCAGAAAATTAGAAAAGAG GAACTTGTGCGTGAATTTCTTGATTGCAGAGATTTGGTTGACgatgctttttattttcatatcaAACCACATTTGTTTGAGAAACAGAAACCAAGGAAAGGTCACTATCCATGCAAAG AACTTATATTTGTTCCAAACAAGAAGCAAAATATAGCATGTTATAATATGAGAGAAAGGAAATGGTCATCACTGCAG GTTGTTGGTGAACCTGAGCAGAGCGTGATGTTTATTGTTCATGAGGAGAAAATGTATTGCTTTGATTACTACCATGTAGATGGTTATATATTGCCCAATGTTTCTAAATGCTTCAATGGAATTAAATGGGAAAAGCTTGCACAGATGAAGAACTACCATTCTGAAGCAGCTGTTGCTTCAATACAAG GTGAAATATTTGTCTTTGGTGGGTTGTCACACAGAAAAGATGGTTGTATGTTCTTTGCAAACAAGATTTCCAAATACAATCCCAACAACAATACTTGGTTAAACGTTGGACCAGCCAAATCATTTCGAACTGAAGCAACTGCAGTAGGAGTTGGAA ATGTAGCCTATATTTGTGGAGGTTATGAACAAGTGGATGGTAATCCAAAAAGCGCTACAACAG TTTGTGCAAAAGTTGAAATGTATGATACAGTAAACAACACATGGGAAGATGGAAAGAATATGATAAAAGGAAGAGCTTCTTGTGCTGCTGTTCATTTtgatggaaaaatatttgtatttg GTGGATTTGGTTCAAACAACACCCTGTTGTCAAGTGGTGAATTTATGAACATTGCTGATGGAGTTTGGACGAtgttaacaaacaacattccTTTTCAACTTG TTCCAAACCTGGACATATTGCATTGTACAACACAAACAATGATGAATGGAGAACTTTCAAAGAGGAAggacaaaatttgtttaaaggaAGAGGATGCTTGa